In the genome of Bacillus sp. S3, one region contains:
- the nusB gene encoding transcription antitermination factor NusB, with protein MKRRTAREKALQALFQIDVSNTEPTLAIEHVLEEEAGDEYLSKLVIGVIEQKSEIDELIMQHLEKWTLDRLATVDRNLLRIAVYELKNFRNEVPENVILDEAIEIAKIYGDDQSSKFINGVLSKVKHRLLTE; from the coding sequence ATGAAAAGAAGAACAGCAAGGGAAAAGGCATTACAAGCTCTTTTTCAAATCGATGTAAGTAACACCGAACCAACACTCGCGATTGAACATGTTTTGGAAGAGGAGGCTGGAGACGAGTATCTATCGAAACTTGTAATAGGGGTAATTGAACAGAAGTCTGAAATTGATGAATTAATCATGCAGCATCTTGAAAAATGGACGCTAGACCGATTGGCAACGGTTGATCGGAATTTATTAAGAATAGCTGTTTATGAATTGAAAAATTTCCGTAATGAAGTTCCGGAAAACGTAATTTTAGATGAGGCAATCGAGATTGCAAAAATATACGGAGATGACCAATCAAGCAAGTTTATTAATGGCGTTCTTTCGAAAGTGAAACATAGACTTCTTACTGAATAG
- the ahrC gene encoding transcriptional regulator AhrC/ArgR translates to MNKGQRHIKIREIIAGNDIETQDELVDELKSAGYNVTQATVSRDIKELHLVKVPLIDGRYKYSLPADQRFNPLQKLKRSLIDAFVRIDSAGHLLVMKCLPGNAMAIGALIDNLDWEEILGTICGDDTMLIICRTPEDTEVITNRFLDML, encoded by the coding sequence ATGAATAAAGGGCAACGCCATATTAAAATTAGAGAGATTATTGCCGGCAACGATATTGAAACACAGGACGAGCTAGTGGATGAACTGAAAAGTGCAGGCTATAATGTAACGCAGGCAACGGTTTCACGGGATATAAAAGAATTGCATCTTGTTAAGGTTCCCTTAATAGATGGTCGTTATAAATACAGTCTTCCTGCAGACCAAAGATTTAATCCATTACAGAAACTAAAACGTTCACTGATTGATGCCTTTGTGAGAATAGACTCGGCCGGACACTTACTTGTGATGAAATGCCTGCCCGGAAATGCCATGGCGATTGGTGCACTAATCGATAATCTTGATTGGGAAGAAATATTAGGAACGATTTGTGGTGACGATACGATGTTAATTATTTGCCGAACACCGGAAGATACAGAAGTCATCACGAACCGATTTCTAGATATGCTTTAA
- the accC gene encoding acetyl-CoA carboxylase biotin carboxylase subunit: MIKKLLIANRGEIAVRIIRACREMGIESVAVYSEADREALHVQLADEAYCIGPTPSKDSYLNVTNIISVAKLTGCEAIHPGYGFLAENADFAELCRECNITFVGPSPEAITKMGTKDIARETMREAGVPIVPGSTGIINDIEEALELVKKIDYPVIIKATAGGGGKGIRVAKNEQELIKGINITQQEALTAFGNPGVYIEKYIEDFRHVEIQVLGDKHGNIIHLGERDCSIQRRLQKLLEETPSPALDGEIREEMGNAAVKAAKAVDYSGAGTVEFIYDYRNRKFYFMEMNTRIQVEHPVTELVTGIDLIKEMIRVANGEKLSLTQQDVTFTGWAIECRINAENPEKNFLPSAGKINMYLPPGGFGVRIDSAAYPGYTIPPYYDSMIAKVITYGSSREEAIARMKRALSEFVVEGIHTTIPFHLKLLDHEKFVEGSFNTKFLELHDVMKSI; encoded by the coding sequence ATGATAAAGAAACTGTTAATTGCAAATAGAGGAGAAATAGCAGTTAGAATTATTCGTGCCTGTCGTGAAATGGGTATCGAATCAGTTGCTGTTTACTCCGAAGCAGATCGTGAGGCCCTTCATGTCCAATTGGCTGATGAAGCCTATTGTATCGGACCCACGCCATCAAAAGATAGTTATTTAAACGTGACAAATATTATTAGTGTAGCAAAATTGACCGGTTGTGAAGCAATTCATCCGGGTTATGGATTCCTGGCTGAAAATGCAGATTTCGCGGAACTTTGCCGTGAATGCAATATTACCTTTGTCGGCCCTAGCCCTGAAGCCATCACTAAAATGGGCACAAAGGATATTGCCAGAGAAACGATGCGTGAAGCCGGTGTTCCAATTGTTCCGGGCTCAACGGGAATCATAAATGATATCGAGGAAGCCCTTGAACTCGTCAAAAAGATTGACTATCCCGTAATAATCAAAGCTACTGCAGGCGGCGGAGGTAAAGGAATCCGTGTTGCCAAGAATGAACAGGAATTGATTAAGGGCATTAATATCACTCAGCAAGAGGCCTTGACAGCATTTGGAAATCCTGGTGTATACATAGAAAAGTATATTGAGGATTTCCGCCATGTTGAAATTCAGGTCCTTGGTGATAAGCACGGAAACATTATTCATTTAGGTGAAAGAGATTGCTCCATCCAGCGCAGACTGCAAAAGCTGCTTGAAGAAACGCCTTCACCTGCTTTAGATGGAGAGATTCGTGAAGAAATGGGCAATGCGGCCGTAAAAGCTGCGAAAGCAGTTGATTATTCAGGAGCCGGCACGGTAGAATTTATATATGACTACCGCAATCGTAAATTTTATTTCATGGAAATGAACACTAGAATTCAGGTGGAGCATCCCGTAACCGAATTGGTCACTGGAATAGACCTTATTAAGGAAATGATTCGAGTGGCAAACGGTGAAAAACTATCGCTCACTCAACAGGATGTCACCTTTACAGGATGGGCAATCGAATGCAGAATTAATGCAGAAAATCCAGAGAAGAACTTTCTCCCTTCAGCCGGAAAAATTAATATGTACCTGCCTCCTGGAGGATTTGGAGTTCGTATTGATTCCGCAGCATACCCAGGTTATACGATTCCGCCTTACTACGATTCCATGATTGCGAAAGTCATCACATATGGAAGCAGCCGGGAAGAAGCAATTGCGAGAATGAAACGTGCTCTTAGTGAGTTTGTAGTTGAAGGTATCCATACAACGATACCGTTTCATTTAAAACTGCTCGATCATGAAAAGTTTGTCGAAGGCAGCTTTAATACGAAATTTCTGGAATTGCATGATGTGATGAAGTCTATCTAA
- a CDS encoding exodeoxyribonuclease VII small subunit, whose amino-acid sequence MTNEKTLTFEEAMTKLEQIVDKLEEGDVPLEEAILFYKDGMELSKLCHDKLKSVEEQLTQIITEDGRTKSFTINEEE is encoded by the coding sequence ATGACCAATGAAAAAACACTAACCTTTGAAGAGGCTATGACGAAACTGGAACAAATCGTAGATAAACTTGAAGAAGGGGATGTTCCTTTAGAAGAAGCGATTCTTTTCTATAAAGATGGAATGGAACTCTCAAAATTATGTCATGATAAATTGAAAAGTGTGGAGGAGCAACTTACGCAAATCATTACTGAGGATGGACGGACGAAGAGTTTTACTATAAACGAGGAGGAATAA
- a CDS encoding TlyA family RNA methyltransferase, translating into MMKNKERLDVVLVERGLIETREKAKRAIMAGLVYTNEERLDKPGEKVKVDIPLNIKGNMLPYVSRGGLKLEKALKVFDVNVAGKILLDIGASTGGFTDCALQNGAKMSYALDVGYNQLAWKLRQDERVVVMERTNFRYVTPADLSGEMPNFASIDVSFISLTLILPVLKTLLVSGSDIVALIKPQFEAGRDQVGKKGIVRDEKVHLQVIEKIIHFSIEQGFSVTNLSYSPITGGDGNIEFLLHLKWDGDCETGRNNLPVSPLEVVKNSHLEFKTKQTPEG; encoded by the coding sequence ATGATGAAAAATAAAGAACGATTAGATGTAGTACTCGTGGAACGAGGCTTAATTGAGACGCGGGAAAAGGCAAAAAGAGCCATTATGGCAGGGCTTGTTTATACAAACGAAGAACGATTAGATAAACCCGGTGAAAAGGTAAAGGTCGATATTCCGTTGAATATTAAAGGGAATATGCTGCCATATGTCAGCCGAGGTGGATTAAAGCTTGAAAAGGCACTAAAGGTTTTTGATGTAAATGTAGCAGGGAAGATATTATTAGATATTGGAGCTTCAACTGGAGGGTTCACGGATTGTGCACTGCAGAATGGGGCGAAAATGTCTTATGCCCTTGATGTTGGATACAATCAGCTTGCTTGGAAGCTAAGGCAGGATGAACGCGTTGTCGTGATGGAAAGAACGAATTTCCGCTATGTAACGCCTGCCGATTTAAGCGGAGAAATGCCTAACTTTGCATCGATTGATGTTTCATTCATTTCACTAACATTGATATTGCCAGTGTTAAAAACACTTCTTGTTTCTGGAAGTGATATTGTTGCCCTTATAAAGCCGCAATTTGAGGCTGGACGTGATCAGGTTGGGAAAAAAGGAATTGTTCGGGATGAAAAAGTACATTTACAAGTAATAGAAAAAATTATTCATTTTTCTATCGAACAAGGTTTCTCAGTAACAAACTTGTCATATTCACCAATAACCGGCGGTGATGGAAATATTGAATTTTTACTACACCTTAAATGGGATGGTGATTGTGAGACGGGAAGAAACAACCTGCCTGTCAGCCCGCTGGAGGTAGTGAAAAATTCGCACTTAGAATTTAAAACCAAACAAACTCCAGAAGGATAA
- the recN gene encoding DNA repair protein RecN, protein MLAELSIKNFAIIEALSISFEKGLTVLTGETGAGKSIIIDAIHLLVGGRGSAEFVRHGEEKAEIEGLFQLDAPDHPIMLKALEFGIDIEEGMVVLRRDISRTGKSVCRINGKLVTISTLREIGGTLVDIHGQHEHQELMDETRHLPLLDQFGFEEIQPALREYLQVYRRYEHTLHKLKQLSENDQQTAHRLDLIQFQLDEIQKANLKPNEDDELAEEKRKLGNFERVFESIQSGYTALHGEQKGLDWIGMVMGSLEDAASLDPAYKDIFESVSNSFYQLEDAARTLRNELDVLEYDPGRLNEIEDRLNEINQLKRKYGKTIDEIVEYAAKIEEEIETLQNKETHIGELEKELVSIKKDLVLEAKQLTELRHKWAQKLTKLIHKELKELYMAKTVFEIRFESTLQHFSKNGVDHVGFYISTNPGEPLKPLSKVASGGELSRIMLALKSIFSKHQGVTSIIFDEVDTGVSGRVAQSIAEKIYKVASGSQVLCISHLPQVAAMADTHLFISKVIKSGRTKTSVTPLDVEEKIKEIGRMISGAEITDLTKKHAEELLQLAVKTKVN, encoded by the coding sequence TTGTTAGCAGAACTATCAATAAAAAATTTCGCCATTATCGAAGCCTTATCCATCTCGTTTGAAAAAGGATTAACTGTTTTAACCGGAGAAACCGGTGCCGGAAAGTCCATTATTATTGATGCGATTCATTTACTTGTTGGCGGAAGGGGATCGGCAGAATTTGTCCGTCACGGTGAAGAAAAGGCAGAAATAGAAGGGTTATTCCAGTTAGATGCCCCTGACCATCCAATTATGTTGAAAGCACTGGAATTCGGAATCGATATTGAAGAAGGTATGGTGGTTTTACGGCGCGATATTTCTCGTACAGGAAAAAGCGTCTGCCGTATTAACGGAAAATTAGTAACGATTTCAACACTACGGGAAATTGGCGGCACGCTTGTAGATATCCACGGTCAGCATGAGCATCAGGAACTGATGGATGAAACAAGACATTTACCATTGCTCGATCAATTTGGCTTTGAGGAAATACAGCCGGCGCTACGTGAATATTTGCAGGTTTATCGCAGATACGAACATACTTTACATAAGTTAAAGCAATTGAGTGAAAATGATCAGCAGACAGCCCATCGACTTGATTTAATTCAATTTCAATTAGATGAAATTCAAAAGGCCAACTTAAAGCCTAATGAAGATGATGAGCTTGCCGAGGAAAAAAGGAAACTGGGGAATTTTGAACGGGTATTTGAATCCATCCAATCAGGTTATACTGCCTTACATGGTGAACAGAAGGGGCTTGATTGGATTGGAATGGTCATGGGCTCCCTAGAGGATGCTGCCTCACTTGACCCGGCATATAAAGATATATTTGAATCCGTATCGAACAGTTTCTATCAATTGGAAGATGCAGCCCGGACATTACGAAATGAATTGGATGTATTAGAATATGATCCTGGGCGGTTAAATGAAATTGAAGACCGCTTAAATGAAATTAATCAGCTCAAACGAAAATATGGCAAAACAATTGATGAAATTGTTGAATATGCAGCAAAAATTGAAGAAGAGATCGAAACACTGCAAAATAAAGAAACGCATATTGGAGAACTGGAAAAAGAATTAGTTTCAATAAAAAAAGACTTAGTTCTGGAAGCAAAACAATTAACGGAACTGCGGCATAAATGGGCCCAAAAGCTGACAAAATTAATCCATAAAGAACTAAAGGAATTGTATATGGCGAAAACGGTTTTTGAGATCCGCTTTGAATCAACCCTGCAGCATTTTTCAAAAAATGGTGTTGACCACGTAGGATTTTATATCTCAACAAATCCTGGAGAACCATTAAAGCCGTTATCAAAAGTTGCATCCGGCGGGGAATTATCGCGAATTATGTTGGCTCTTAAAAGCATTTTTTCAAAGCATCAAGGAGTTACTTCCATTATTTTTGACGAGGTAGATACTGGCGTGAGTGGAAGAGTTGCCCAATCCATTGCGGAAAAAATCTATAAAGTGGCTTCCGGTTCACAAGTATTGTGTATCTCCCATTTACCACAGGTGGCAGCTATGGCGGATACGCATTTGTTTATTTCAAAGGTTATTAAAAGCGGAAGAACAAAAACGTCTGTCACTCCTTTAGATGTTGAAGAAAAAATAAAAGAAATCGGTCGAATGATTTCTGGTGCCGAAATCACTGATTTAACGAAAAAACATGCAGAGGAATTACTGCAATTAGCAGTAAAAACGAAGGTAAATTGA
- a CDS encoding Asp23/Gls24 family envelope stress response protein — translation MSEFSVLEMDQGNNGHGKIEIAPEVIEVIAGIAASEVEGVAGMRGNFAAGVVERLGKKNHGKGVKVELTESGIKVDVYCVMKFGISIPAVAGEIQDNIRQALLNMTALDAEEVNIHVVGIQFEAQKNEPEIESEL, via the coding sequence ATGAGCGAGTTTAGTGTCTTGGAAATGGATCAAGGAAATAACGGACATGGGAAAATCGAAATCGCCCCTGAAGTCATTGAAGTTATTGCAGGAATTGCAGCTTCCGAGGTAGAAGGCGTAGCAGGGATGCGGGGGAATTTTGCCGCAGGCGTTGTGGAACGCTTAGGGAAAAAAAACCACGGTAAAGGTGTAAAAGTCGAACTTACTGAATCCGGAATAAAAGTTGATGTATATTGTGTAATGAAGTTCGGCATTTCGATCCCTGCTGTTGCTGGCGAAATACAGGATAATATTCGTCAAGCGCTGTTAAATATGACAGCTTTAGATGCAGAAGAAGTAAACATTCATGTTGTCGGAATACAGTTTGAGGCCCAAAAGAACGAGCCTGAGATTGAATCGGAGCTTTAA
- the dxs gene encoding 1-deoxy-D-xylulose-5-phosphate synthase: MDLLSIKDPSFLKGMSNKELEALGQEIRQFLVEKLSVTGGHIGPNLGVVELTIALHKCFDSPKDKIIWDVGHQSYVHKILTGRACEFDTLRQYKGLCGFPKRNESEHDVWETGHSSTSLSAAMGMAIARDLKKERSFVVPVIGDGALTGGMALEALNHIGHEKKDMIVILNDNEMSIAPNVGALHNILGQLRTAGKYQWVKDELEVLLKKVPAVGGKLAATAERIKDSLKYLVVSGMFFEELGFTYLGPIDGHNFDNLFESLNNAKKTEGPVLLHVITKKGKGYQPAESDKIGTWHGTGPYKMNTGDFVKPAKKQPPAWSSLVSETVRKLARSDERIVAITPAMPVGSKLEGFASEFPERMYDVGIAEQHAATVAAGLATQNMKPFLAIYSTFLQRAYDQVVHDICRQNLNVFIGIDRAGLVGADGETHQGVFDIAFLRHIPNIVLMMPKDENEGQHMVYTALNYDDGPIAMRFPRGNGVGVPMDEEYHNIPIGTWEVLKEGDDAAILTFGTTIPMAMEAAEVLEKQGVSVKVVNARFIKPLDEQLLTSLLEKNIPLLTIEEAVLQGGFGSAVLEYAQTQGFYQAQIDRIGIPDQFIEHGDVGSLLEEIGLTKEEVVKRISNLARKKKQRAL; encoded by the coding sequence ATGGATTTATTATCAATAAAGGACCCATCCTTTTTAAAAGGGATGTCGAATAAAGAGTTGGAAGCATTGGGGCAGGAAATTCGCCAATTCTTAGTTGAAAAACTGTCTGTTACAGGTGGCCATATTGGACCGAATCTTGGTGTCGTTGAATTAACCATAGCTTTACATAAATGTTTTGACAGTCCAAAGGATAAAATTATTTGGGATGTTGGCCATCAATCCTATGTCCATAAAATCTTAACTGGAAGAGCATGTGAATTTGATACTTTACGCCAATATAAAGGTCTTTGCGGATTTCCAAAGAGGAATGAAAGTGAGCACGATGTTTGGGAAACAGGTCACAGCTCGACGTCACTCTCAGCCGCAATGGGGATGGCCATTGCCAGGGATTTAAAAAAGGAAAGATCCTTTGTCGTGCCCGTGATCGGTGACGGTGCATTAACAGGAGGAATGGCATTAGAAGCATTAAATCATATTGGTCATGAAAAAAAAGATATGATTGTTATATTAAATGATAATGAAATGTCAATTGCTCCTAATGTAGGGGCTCTTCATAATATTCTTGGCCAATTGCGTACTGCCGGGAAATATCAATGGGTAAAAGACGAGCTTGAGGTGCTATTAAAGAAAGTGCCGGCCGTCGGCGGTAAATTAGCCGCAACAGCAGAACGGATCAAAGATAGCCTCAAGTACTTAGTGGTATCGGGCATGTTTTTTGAAGAGTTAGGATTTACCTATTTAGGTCCGATTGATGGCCATAACTTTGATAATTTATTTGAGAGCTTAAATAATGCTAAAAAGACGGAAGGACCTGTTCTTCTCCATGTCATCACCAAGAAGGGTAAGGGCTATCAGCCGGCAGAAAGTGATAAAATAGGAACTTGGCATGGAACGGGTCCGTATAAGATGAATACAGGTGATTTTGTTAAACCAGCTAAGAAACAGCCGCCTGCATGGAGCAGTTTAGTAAGTGAAACCGTTCGAAAGCTTGCACGCTCAGATGAACGAATTGTCGCGATTACACCTGCGATGCCGGTGGGGTCTAAGCTTGAAGGCTTTGCTTCAGAGTTCCCTGAGCGAATGTATGATGTCGGGATTGCTGAACAGCATGCTGCGACGGTTGCGGCAGGATTGGCAACGCAAAATATGAAACCTTTTTTAGCGATTTATTCAACTTTTTTACAACGAGCCTATGACCAGGTTGTCCATGACATTTGCAGGCAAAATTTAAATGTTTTTATTGGAATCGATCGGGCAGGTTTAGTAGGTGCTGATGGTGAAACACACCAAGGTGTGTTCGATATTGCCTTCTTAAGACATATACCAAATATTGTCCTAATGATGCCGAAAGATGAAAATGAAGGTCAGCATATGGTATATACCGCGCTGAATTATGATGATGGACCAATCGCGATGAGATTCCCGCGCGGCAATGGGGTTGGAGTACCAATGGATGAGGAGTACCATAACATTCCGATTGGTACATGGGAGGTTTTAAAAGAAGGCGATGATGCGGCAATATTAACTTTTGGAACCACTATTCCAATGGCCATGGAGGCAGCAGAGGTTTTAGAAAAACAAGGAGTTTCTGTTAAGGTTGTAAATGCCAGATTTATTAAGCCTCTGGATGAACAATTACTGACCAGCCTATTAGAAAAAAACATCCCGCTCCTCACTATCGAGGAAGCTGTCTTGCAGGGCGGTTTTGGCAGTGCTGTTCTAGAGTATGCACAGACTCAAGGATTTTATCAGGCCCAAATAGATAGAATTGGAATTCCGGATCAATTTATTGAACATGGGGATGTGGGCTCCTTGCTTGAAGAAATAGGTTTAACAAAGGAAGAAGTAGTTAAGAGAATTTCGAATCTGGCTCGGAAGAAAAAGCAAAGGGCATTATGA
- the folD gene encoding bifunctional methylenetetrahydrofolate dehydrogenase/methenyltetrahydrofolate cyclohydrolase FolD → MTAQIINGKEIAAKKRLEIAEEVEKLKSQGVTPGLAVILVGNNHASRTYVTSKEKACKELGMYSLLIEMPEEVSEEELLAKIEELNGNPEIHGILVQLPLPKHIDETKVIESISPLKDVDGFHPINIGRMMTGQNAFLPCTPYGIMVLLEETGISIAGKHVVVVGRSNIVGKPVGQLFLNRHATVTYCHSKTKDLKLHTKQADILVAAVGIPNFITAEHIKEGAVIIDVGINRNELGKLCGDVAFDEVSEIAGYITPVPKGVGPMTITMLMYNTLKSAAESLERN, encoded by the coding sequence ATGACTGCACAAATTATTAATGGAAAAGAAATAGCTGCAAAAAAAAGATTAGAAATTGCCGAAGAGGTTGAAAAGCTTAAAAGCCAGGGTGTTACCCCGGGACTCGCTGTTATTCTCGTTGGAAACAACCATGCCTCTCGGACATACGTAACAAGTAAGGAAAAAGCATGTAAAGAACTTGGCATGTACTCGTTATTAATTGAAATGCCGGAAGAGGTTTCCGAAGAGGAACTGCTCGCAAAAATTGAAGAGTTAAACGGGAACCCTGAAATTCACGGGATTCTGGTACAACTTCCGCTTCCAAAACATATCGATGAAACAAAGGTCATTGAATCAATCTCCCCTTTAAAAGATGTTGATGGTTTCCATCCAATTAATATCGGCAGGATGATGACAGGGCAAAATGCCTTTTTGCCATGCACCCCATATGGTATCATGGTGCTGCTTGAAGAAACGGGGATTTCCATTGCTGGAAAACATGTTGTCGTAGTGGGAAGAAGTAATATTGTCGGCAAGCCTGTTGGACAATTATTCTTAAATCGGCATGCAACTGTAACCTATTGTCACTCAAAAACGAAAGATTTAAAGTTACACACAAAACAAGCAGATATCCTTGTTGCTGCTGTTGGGATTCCAAACTTTATCACGGCAGAGCATATTAAAGAGGGTGCTGTCATTATCGATGTCGGAATTAACCGCAATGAATTGGGAAAACTTTGCGGGGATGTTGCTTTTGATGAGGTGTCAGAAATCGCAGGTTACATCACTCCAGTTCCAAAAGGGGTCGGGCCAATGACTATTACCATGCTTATGTATAATACGCTAAAATCCGCTGCTGAAAGTTTAGAGCGCAATTAA
- a CDS encoding polyprenyl synthetase family protein codes for METGLLDAFAEEYKQLLDSELRALVEKLDAPSVIKESMIYSLEAGGKRIRPLLLFATLDAFGINPEKGLPAAAAIEMIHTYSLIHDDLPSMDNDDLRRGKPTNHKVFGEAVAVLAGDALLTYSFEVVGKLPNDFASESTKLKLVVEMAKAAGAEGMVGGQVADMEGEGKQLSLEELEYIHIHKTGKLLKYSVAAGAILAEASQSQLNLLSSFAHHLGIAFQIQDDILDLVGNQQVIGKPVGSDTANHKCTYPQLLSLEGAKAALNNQINLAKEYLDKTGLHTNLLKEITDLVASRDH; via the coding sequence GTGGAAACCGGGTTACTAGACGCATTTGCCGAAGAATATAAACAACTGCTTGATTCGGAGCTGCGTGCATTAGTTGAAAAACTGGATGCGCCTTCTGTTATCAAGGAATCGATGATTTATTCCCTAGAAGCAGGCGGAAAAAGAATTCGCCCCCTATTACTATTTGCAACCTTAGACGCGTTTGGAATCAATCCGGAAAAGGGACTGCCCGCTGCAGCAGCGATTGAAATGATCCATACATACTCCTTAATCCATGATGATTTGCCTAGCATGGATAATGACGATTTAAGGAGAGGAAAACCGACCAATCATAAAGTATTTGGTGAGGCTGTTGCTGTTTTAGCAGGAGATGCTTTACTAACCTATAGCTTTGAAGTCGTTGGTAAGCTTCCAAATGATTTTGCTTCGGAAAGCACAAAGTTAAAGCTAGTGGTTGAAATGGCTAAAGCGGCTGGGGCAGAAGGAATGGTCGGCGGACAAGTTGCTGACATGGAGGGAGAAGGGAAGCAACTCTCGTTAGAAGAGCTAGAGTATATACATATTCATAAAACGGGAAAGCTGCTGAAGTATAGCGTAGCAGCGGGTGCTATTTTGGCGGAGGCAAGTCAGAGCCAATTAAATCTTTTGTCTTCCTTTGCCCATCATTTAGGTATTGCATTTCAAATACAAGATGATATTCTGGACTTGGTTGGGAATCAGCAAGTAATTGGGAAGCCCGTTGGAAGTGATACTGCCAACCATAAATGCACCTATCCTCAATTATTATCTTTGGAAGGCGCAAAAGCCGCTTTAAATAACCAAATAAATCTGGCAAAGGAATATCTTGATAAAACGGGATTACATACAAACTTATTAAAAGAAATAACGGATTTAGTCGCTTCAAGAGATCATTAA
- the xseA gene encoding exodeoxyribonuclease VII large subunit, with translation MQEQRYLSVYALTKYIKRKFDADPHLHDIHVRGEISNFKQHSSGHMYFTLKDEKARILAVMFARQSRFMKFSPESGMKVIVKGEISVYEPSGQYQIYIKEMQPDGIGELFLAYEQLKQRLEREGLFAPERKKAIPLYPKTVGVITSPTGAAIRDVITTIKRRYPIANILVFPALVQGENAAPSIVKAIEKANNMKEIDVLIVGRGGGSIEELWAFNEELTARAIFASNIPIISAVGHETDFTIADFVADLRAPTPTGAAELAVPHLDELMDRILQRQARLQQAMNGKLQFEKGRLNRVQKSYAFRYPHRLYDQKLEQLDKVTEKLVRASSRLSAVKKGQHEILYKRLLRNHPIEALQEAKNKFERTQKEMNRSMMQILSIKQTEFDRILATLGALSPLKIMERGYSLAYSESNRLVKSVNQVNVNDQIQIQLTDGSLFCSVEKIKERENNDQ, from the coding sequence ATGCAGGAACAAAGATATTTATCAGTATATGCCTTAACCAAATACATAAAAAGAAAATTTGATGCAGACCCGCATTTACATGATATTCATGTTAGGGGAGAGATTTCAAATTTCAAACAGCATTCGAGCGGACATATGTACTTTACCTTAAAGGATGAAAAAGCCCGAATTCTTGCCGTAATGTTTGCCCGCCAGTCCCGCTTTATGAAATTTTCTCCGGAAAGTGGAATGAAGGTAATTGTAAAGGGTGAAATCTCAGTATACGAACCAAGCGGTCAATATCAAATCTACATAAAAGAAATGCAGCCGGATGGCATTGGGGAATTGTTTTTAGCTTACGAGCAACTAAAACAAAGGCTTGAAAGGGAAGGGTTATTCGCACCTGAAAGGAAAAAGGCTATCCCTTTGTATCCAAAAACAGTTGGTGTTATTACTTCTCCGACAGGTGCTGCCATCCGTGATGTCATCACAACGATTAAAAGGCGGTATCCGATCGCTAATATACTTGTCTTTCCTGCTCTAGTCCAAGGTGAAAATGCAGCCCCGTCTATTGTGAAAGCAATTGAAAAAGCAAATAACATGAAGGAAATTGATGTTTTAATTGTTGGCCGCGGGGGCGGATCGATTGAGGAGTTATGGGCATTTAATGAAGAACTAACGGCTCGGGCTATCTTTGCTTCAAATATTCCGATTATTTCGGCTGTCGGCCATGAAACGGATTTTACAATTGCCGATTTTGTTGCAGATTTACGTGCTCCTACACCAACTGGTGCAGCAGAACTTGCCGTCCCTCATTTGGATGAGTTAATGGATCGGATTTTGCAGCGGCAAGCCCGCCTGCAGCAAGCGATGAACGGGAAACTCCAATTTGAGAAAGGACGCTTAAATCGTGTTCAAAAATCGTATGCCTTTCGTTATCCCCATCGATTGTATGATCAAAAGCTTGAGCAGCTTGATAAAGTAACAGAAAAGCTTGTCCGTGCTTCTTCTCGTTTGTCTGCAGTGAAGAAAGGGCAGCATGAAATCCTCTATAAACGACTTCTGCGGAATCACCCTATCGAAGCGTTGCAAGAGGCAAAAAACAAATTTGAACGTACACAAAAAGAAATGAACCGATCAATGATGCAAATACTCTCAATAAAACAAACAGAATTTGACCGAATCCTTGCTACATTAGGGGCATTAAGTCCATTAAAAATAATGGAGCGCGGCTATAGTTTGGCCTATTCAGAAAGTAATCGTCTTGTAAAAAGTGTGAATCAAGTAAACGTAAATGATCAAATTCAAATCCAATTAACAGACGGAAGTCTATTCTGCAGTGTAGAGAAAATAAAGGAGCGTGAAAATAATGACCAATGA